Proteins encoded by one window of Deltaproteobacteria bacterium:
- a CDS encoding 5-formyltetrahydrofolate cyclo-ligase gives MLALRDGLSPGERRVLSKRIFLLLKAQEEYARSRLPLLYLSFRSEVCTHDLVRERLASGLPVALPVTDVPSRRIIPYLVTDWDGELVKGAYGILEPNPNKCVPISPQKIDLVVVPGSVFDRSCGRFGYGGGYYDRFLGLEADHALRIGLAYGIQIVDYLPVAPHDVAMDMVITENGVLRCRRSGFSEDSGAV, from the coding sequence ATGCTCGCCCTTCGGGACGGGCTTTCCCCTGGGGAAAGGCGAGTTCTGAGCAAGAGGATTTTTCTGCTTCTCAAGGCCCAAGAGGAATACGCCCGGAGCCGTCTTCCACTTCTGTATCTTTCGTTCAGAAGCGAGGTCTGCACACACGATCTGGTCAGAGAACGGCTTGCCAGTGGCTTGCCCGTCGCCTTGCCGGTGACGGATGTGCCATCACGCCGCATAATCCCTTATCTTGTGACAGACTGGGATGGAGAGCTTGTAAAAGGGGCCTACGGAATCCTGGAGCCGAATCCCAATAAGTGCGTGCCCATTTCCCCCCAGAAGATCGATCTCGTCGTGGTTCCCGGAAGCGTGTTCGATCGGTCCTGTGGGCGGTTTGGTTACGGTGGGGGATATTACGACCGTTTCCTTGGCCTCGAGGCCGACCATGCCCTCAGGATCGGTCTTGCTTACGGGATTCAAATAGTGGATTATCTGCCCGTTGCTCCCCATGACGTCGCAATGGACATGGTCATTACGGAAAACGGGGTCCTTCGCTGCCGAAGGTCTGGATTTTCTGAAGATTCAGGCGCCGTTTAA
- a CDS encoding TusE/DsrC/DsvC family sulfur relay protein translates to MATVEFKGKTFEVDEDGFLTRGMEQWCPEWVDYVKQLEGITELNDDHWKVINVLQDYFKKNGIAPMVRILSKTTGYPLKKIYELFPSGPGKGACKMAGLPKPTGCV, encoded by the coding sequence ATGGCGACAGTTGAGTTCAAGGGAAAAACATTTGAAGTTGATGAAGACGGATTCCTTACAAGGGGCATGGAACAATGGTGTCCTGAGTGGGTTGATTACGTGAAGCAGTTGGAGGGCATTACCGAACTGAACGACGATCACTGGAAGGTCATCAACGTCCTCCAGGACTACTTCAAGAAAAACGGAATTGCACCGATGGTCAGGATCCTTTCCAAAACCACCGGCTATCCTCTAAAGAAGATCTACGAGCTCTTCCCGTCCGGACCTGGAAAAGGAGCCTGTAAAATGGCCGGCCTTCCCAAACCCACCGGCTGCGTGTAA
- a CDS encoding NAD-binding protein, which yields MDIGKRFFKILFLILALWVMGVVGYIALEGWGLVDAIFMTAISLTTTGYGEIHPLTPAGKIFTIFLLLFGVGLFVYAIGTLSEAVVEGHIEGYFKKRKMTKTIAALRNHFIVCGYGRIGRVIVETITSGGVPVVVIEKDPVIVKELEKTGILYVEGDATQEDILREAGIERSRGIVCVLHSDADNVYATLTARSLNPGGLIVARASDEKSERRIMQAGADQVISPYQIGARRMALAILKPTVTAFLDLAVQSTALDLAIEQIDISPGSPLSGKSIKDADLRQKTGVTILAVQPPARQMIASPSPDYVIGEGDVIIALGNAEGLAALRNLSSG from the coding sequence ATGGACATCGGGAAGCGGTTCTTCAAGATCCTTTTCCTGATCTTGGCCCTCTGGGTCATGGGAGTAGTAGGCTATATAGCCCTCGAGGGATGGGGACTGGTGGACGCCATCTTCATGACGGCCATCTCCCTCACCACAACTGGATACGGCGAGATCCATCCCCTGACCCCTGCGGGCAAGATCTTTACGATCTTTCTCCTCCTTTTCGGGGTGGGCCTTTTTGTGTATGCCATCGGTACACTTTCGGAAGCGGTCGTTGAAGGTCACATCGAGGGGTATTTCAAGAAACGAAAGATGACGAAGACGATTGCAGCCCTTCGAAACCATTTCATCGTCTGCGGTTATGGAAGGATCGGCCGGGTCATTGTGGAAACCATAACAAGCGGGGGCGTCCCCGTCGTTGTTATCGAAAAGGACCCCGTCATTGTCAAGGAACTCGAAAAGACCGGCATCCTCTATGTGGAGGGGGACGCCACCCAGGAAGACATCCTTCGAGAGGCGGGAATCGAACGGTCCCGCGGGATAGTCTGTGTGCTCCATTCAGACGCCGATAACGTCTACGCGACCCTTACTGCCCGCTCGCTCAACCCAGGGGGCCTCATCGTGGCCCGAGCAAGCGATGAAAAGTCAGAACGCAGGATCATGCAGGCAGGGGCAGACCAGGTGATCTCGCCCTATCAGATCGGGGCGCGCCGCATGGCGCTTGCCATCCTCAAGCCGACCGTCACCGCATTCCTCGATCTCGCCGTCCAATCCACTGCGCTCGATCTGGCCATCGAACAGATCGACATCTCCCCAGGCTCACCCCTGTCCGGGAAGAGCATCAAGGATGCAGACCTGCGGCAGAAGACAGGCGTGACCATCCTCGCGGTCCAACCACCTGCAAGACAGATGATCGCAAGCCCAAGCCCGGATTACGTCATAGGTGAAGGGGATGTCATCATTGCCCTGGGAAACGCCGAAGGGCTTGCGGCGCTCCGAAATCTCTCCTCAGGTTAA
- a CDS encoding YbhB/YbcL family Raf kinase inhibitor-like protein, producing MKLLSPSFADKARIPSVYTMPAVGGKNVSPALTWSGLPDGTKSLALLVVDPHPVARNWVHWLVVDIPPHIRELPEGASGRSMPNGARELINSFGNRGYGGPQPPTGTGDHPYVFTLYALSVAQIDIGPRPSAKDFHEAIQGHVLASATLTGYFGR from the coding sequence ATGAAACTCCTATCTCCATCCTTTGCGGACAAAGCCCGAATCCCGAGTGTCTACACGATGCCGGCCGTAGGGGGAAAAAACGTCTCTCCTGCTCTCACATGGTCGGGTCTTCCGGACGGAACTAAGTCCCTGGCCCTTTTGGTCGTGGACCCGCATCCTGTTGCCCGCAACTGGGTTCACTGGCTCGTGGTCGATATACCGCCTCATATTCGGGAGCTTCCTGAGGGGGCATCGGGGAGGTCTATGCCAAATGGCGCCCGAGAACTCATCAATTCATTCGGCAACCGCGGTTACGGCGGCCCCCAGCCGCCCACAGGCACCGGCGATCATCCCTATGTGTTCACCCTGTACGCCCTGTCAGTGGCGCAGATCGATATAGGTCCCAGGCCCTCGGCGAAGGATTTTCATGAGGCCATCCAGGGACACGTCCTCGCCTCTGCTACCCTCACCGGTTATTTCGGCCGATAG
- a CDS encoding phosphoheptose isomerase has product MFYRPSRTSPDEKKGILSRFWAQDPSLWSSDPAEQERIRNRLGWISNMAAMRDALSEIEDFSREVMDSGFHRVVLLGMGGSSLCPLILERTFPRKDAFPRLVVLDTTDPDQIEAVQKDGDLATTLFIFASKSGTTIEPNAQFHHFWSMIEGKVPQPGQNFIAITDPGTPLETLAREKGFRKVFLNQPDIGGRYSALSFFGLVPAALLGIDPGRILDRASDMQKRCSSDVTWECNPGCMLAEFLAENALQNRDKLSILADPALSSFGLWLEQLLAESSGKETRGIVPIVGETTGIPGFYGGERMFVYLKLKGTPEEDSLQGFVDELKKAEFPVYVIELEDLIDLGGQFFLWEMATALACHFLAVNAFDEPDVRHAKAKTSQVLEQYAREGKMPVEFWVDPLSGINFRTSAMVAASMKSLSRSIRDMVHVLPSWGYFAFLPYLPEEPGVKEAISEMRHLLRQERGCATTLGFGPRYLHSTGQLHKGGPLSSAFLIFTRKRARDYPLIPGMGISFWHLQFAQAAGDFEALSHMQKRVIHVHFGEDYLLGLQSFAKVFSRAIRL; this is encoded by the coding sequence GTGTTCTATCGTCCATCCCGCACCTCCCCTGATGAAAAAAAAGGCATCCTTTCGCGTTTCTGGGCACAGGACCCCTCCCTATGGTCCTCCGACCCTGCAGAGCAGGAAAGGATCCGGAATCGTCTCGGATGGATATCCAACATGGCCGCCATGCGAGATGCCCTTTCCGAAATCGAGGATTTTTCTCGTGAGGTGATGGATTCTGGATTTCACCGCGTGGTCCTTTTGGGCATGGGGGGGTCGAGCCTCTGCCCCCTGATCCTTGAAAGGACTTTCCCCCGCAAGGATGCCTTCCCCAGGCTCGTCGTCCTCGACACCACGGATCCCGATCAGATCGAGGCCGTCCAAAAGGACGGAGACCTGGCGACCACGCTGTTCATCTTTGCAAGCAAATCCGGCACTACCATTGAACCGAACGCCCAGTTCCACCATTTCTGGTCCATGATCGAGGGAAAGGTCCCCCAGCCGGGCCAGAACTTCATCGCCATAACCGACCCGGGGACACCCCTCGAGACCCTTGCACGGGAAAAGGGATTTCGAAAGGTCTTTCTCAACCAGCCGGACATAGGCGGGCGCTATTCCGCCCTTTCCTTTTTCGGCCTGGTCCCGGCCGCGCTCCTCGGGATCGACCCGGGACGCATACTCGACAGGGCATCGGATATGCAAAAAAGATGCTCCAGCGATGTCACCTGGGAATGCAATCCCGGTTGCATGCTCGCAGAGTTCCTTGCGGAAAATGCCCTCCAGAACCGCGACAAGCTCTCCATCCTCGCGGATCCCGCCCTCTCTTCCTTCGGACTCTGGCTCGAACAGCTCCTTGCTGAAAGCTCAGGGAAAGAGACCAGGGGGATCGTCCCGATCGTGGGCGAAACCACTGGGATTCCAGGCTTTTACGGCGGTGAACGCATGTTCGTCTATCTCAAACTGAAAGGAACCCCGGAGGAGGATTCCCTCCAGGGCTTTGTGGATGAGCTCAAAAAGGCCGAATTCCCTGTGTATGTGATTGAACTCGAGGATCTCATCGATCTCGGCGGACAATTCTTCCTGTGGGAGATGGCAACAGCGCTTGCATGCCATTTTCTTGCAGTCAACGCCTTTGACGAACCGGATGTCCGCCACGCAAAGGCAAAAACATCCCAAGTCCTCGAGCAATACGCCCGCGAAGGCAAGATGCCTGTTGAGTTCTGGGTGGACCCCCTGAGCGGCATAAACTTCCGGACGTCTGCCATGGTGGCGGCTTCCATGAAGAGCCTCTCCCGGTCCATACGTGATATGGTTCACGTCCTGCCCTCATGGGGATATTTCGCCTTCCTTCCCTACCTACCTGAGGAGCCAGGAGTGAAAGAGGCCATCAGTGAGATGCGGCACCTACTCCGCCAGGAAAGGGGCTGCGCAACCACGCTCGGATTCGGTCCCCGGTACCTCCACTCGACCGGTCAGCTTCACAAGGGCGGCCCCCTGAGCTCTGCCTTTCTCATCTTCACGAGAAAGAGAGCAAGGGACTATCCTCTTATTCCAGGCATGGGGATCTCCTTCTGGCATCTCCAGTTCGCACAGGCAGCAGGAGATTTCGAGGCCCTCTCTCATATGCAAAAAAGGGTCATCCATGTCCATTTCGGAGAGGATTATCTCCTCGGGCTCCAAAGCTTCGCCAAGGTCTTCTCCCGTGCGATCCGGTTATGA
- a CDS encoding YcaO-like family protein — MAFLRDSFKESGASIDKAVAPGLTLARVRNLLERFDPPLVEEVRRIDSGRLGIPVYACRYTPFARSITGAHKQMGKGETPEQAEASAVMELVERFSVFSFAARPHDIRTLEDLGEAAIPIEEILSSLPLGAFGHKAVSRLSSILSRIPLPWVSAYAPIQGKKVFLPWSWFWTINEYNGSAAGNTLEEATVQALCEVVERHVSSLIALNGIKTPAIDPASIENPASRSLLQRYRSAGVHVVLKDFSLCMGIPTVGAIAWDPATFPARSEIVSTAGTAPHPERAAIRALTEVAQLAGDFDTDGQYLECGLPKHRTLEEAALLTEATVTVPIQELPSIDSTNFLVEIERAASALALQGLSTYVVDITHPGLGIPCAYVVIPGNRFRERTQEVDCISHAARLACSCPNPDTASSLLKELYDTFPGRSDIPYYMGLLHENSGDPLSALTWHRLAASLAELPREKARIFCHIGNCLQASGDFTEAERALLMSIELDPGLKEAHNLLGYCRYRTGRHYEAIEAFEKAISLDPGSAIDYANIASNLRALGLNGPAIHWYKMALELDPDISWAQEHLAGLLKKNEL, encoded by the coding sequence ATGGCATTTTTACGGGACAGTTTCAAGGAATCGGGGGCCTCTATTGACAAGGCCGTCGCGCCGGGACTCACCCTGGCGCGGGTTCGAAACCTCTTGGAGCGGTTCGACCCGCCCCTTGTCGAGGAAGTCAGGAGGATTGACTCCGGGCGCCTCGGGATACCCGTCTATGCGTGTCGCTACACCCCCTTTGCCCGGAGCATCACAGGGGCCCACAAACAGATGGGAAAGGGGGAGACCCCGGAACAGGCAGAGGCGAGCGCCGTCATGGAGCTCGTCGAACGGTTCAGTGTCTTCAGTTTTGCGGCCCGTCCTCACGACATCCGAACACTCGAGGACCTGGGAGAGGCAGCCATCCCCATCGAAGAGATCCTGTCATCGCTGCCTCTCGGCGCATTCGGGCACAAAGCAGTTTCCCGCCTGAGTTCGATCCTCTCCCGGATCCCCCTTCCTTGGGTCTCCGCATACGCTCCTATCCAGGGGAAGAAGGTCTTTCTCCCCTGGTCCTGGTTCTGGACCATCAATGAATACAATGGATCCGCCGCAGGGAACACCCTTGAAGAGGCCACTGTCCAGGCCTTATGTGAGGTCGTTGAAAGACATGTCTCCTCACTTATCGCCCTAAACGGTATCAAGACCCCTGCAATCGACCCTGCAAGCATCGAAAATCCTGCCTCCCGCTCCCTTCTCCAACGGTACCGTTCAGCAGGGGTCCATGTGGTACTCAAGGATTTCAGTCTCTGTATGGGGATCCCCACGGTCGGGGCAATCGCATGGGACCCCGCGACCTTTCCCGCCAGGAGCGAGATCGTCTCCACCGCCGGTACGGCGCCGCACCCTGAACGGGCAGCGATTAGGGCACTGACCGAGGTCGCCCAGCTCGCCGGCGACTTCGACACGGACGGACAATATCTGGAATGCGGCCTTCCGAAACACCGGACCCTCGAGGAGGCCGCGCTCCTCACAGAGGCCACGGTGACCGTACCTATTCAGGAACTGCCCTCTATCGACTCCACGAATTTCCTTGTGGAGATCGAGAGAGCCGCCTCGGCCCTTGCATTACAGGGGCTATCCACCTATGTGGTGGACATAACCCATCCTGGCCTCGGGATCCCATGCGCATACGTGGTCATCCCGGGAAACCGGTTCCGCGAACGCACGCAGGAGGTGGACTGCATCTCCCATGCAGCACGCCTCGCCTGCTCATGTCCGAATCCAGATACAGCATCCTCTCTACTCAAGGAACTCTACGACACATTTCCGGGCCGTTCGGACATCCCCTACTACATGGGCCTCCTCCATGAAAACTCCGGGGATCCCCTCTCTGCCCTTACGTGGCACCGCCTGGCCGCCTCCCTCGCCGAACTTCCAAGGGAAAAGGCCCGCATTTTCTGCCACATCGGAAACTGCCTCCAGGCCTCCGGGGATTTCACCGAGGCGGAACGTGCACTTTTGATGTCCATAGAACTCGATCCCGGACTCAAGGAGGCGCACAACCTCCTCGGATACTGCCGCTATAGGACAGGGCGACACTATGAGGCTATCGAGGCCTTTGAAAAGGCCATTTCCCTCGACCCGGGCTCAGCCATCGACTATGCGAACATAGCAAGCAATCTCCGAGCCCTCGGGCTGAACGGACCGGCTATCCACTGGTACAAGATGGCCCTCGAACTGGATCCTGACATCTCATGGGCGCAGGAACACCTGGCCGGTCTTCTCAAAAAAAATGAATTGTGA